In Chloroflexota bacterium, the DNA window AACTCGCGTAATATTCGGTATTACGAAAGTTCAAGTTGATGTTGTCCCACGCGCCGCCAGCCGCCCATCCGTCGGGATCAATCTCCGACAAAATACATTCGAGGTCTTTGAACCCTGGGTATTTGCTGACGATCTCATAGCCCGTCCGCGTGTTGCTAAGAATCTGCTTGACGGATGGCGGTGTTTGCTTTCGATGCTTGGGGTCCGCGCGGTATCCGCCGCCTTTCACATGAAAGGTGACGAAATCCACCGTGGTACTTTTTTTGCCGGTGCAGGCGTTGACGCCGTTGGCGCAGTGATCGAGGAATGTGTCCAGGAATTCAGCCGCTCTAACTCCACGGGCTGGATTGGTCGTAGCAGGTCCGCCGACGCGCGCCTCCGGGCAAGCCGCTTTAACGGCGGCGACGGTGTAATCGTACAGTTTGTTGAACTCTTCAACGGAACCCTTCCAATAGTAATCCAAGTCCGGCTCGTTCCACAATTCCCAGTACCAGGTCTTGACCTGTGCGACGCCGTGTCGTTCGACGCAATGGCGAACCAGGTTGAAAACGAGATCGTACCACTTTTGATAATCCTTGGGCGGGCAAGCCCACCCGACGGTGCGATAGAGCCGATGGTTCCACTCATCTTTGGTGACGTCGTACCGCGCGGTGTCGGCTAAATCTTGCGGCATGAAACCGAGTTCGACAAACGGCTTGCATTTGTACTTCAAGATCGTGTCCAGGGTCAGATCAACAAAGGTCCAATCATAGACCGGGTTGCCCTCATCATCTTCGAGGTAGACGTTGGTGGAGCCCCACTTGTAGACGCCGTGACAATTACCCGTGCAGAGCAAGTGATGCGCCCGGACATAGTACGGTTTCTCCTGCAACTCCATAAACTTGGCGAGCAGTTCCTGCCCTTCGGGGGTGTAGGTGTAGTTGACCTCATCGTAACCAATATAGTTCCAATTGTGCGCGAGTTCCCCCTGCCACTTGCCGGCATCCACTCGGACTTGGACTTGCTTCGACGAATTTGCGCTCATGCTTTTCCTCCAGATTTTTTTTGCGATCTCGCGTGAACCACAGAGAACACAGAGAACACAGAGAAATTTTCTCTGTGCGCTCCGTGGCTAATCCAAAAGCGGCACGCCCACCAATTCAAGTTCTTTGGCGCGGTGGCAAGCCACAAAATGACCGGGCGAAAGTTCCTCCCACACCGGCGCTTGCTGTTTGCAAATATCTTTGGCATAGCGACAGCGCGGATGAAAGTAGCACCCGCTTGGCGGGTTTGCCGGATTTGCCACTTCACCTTGCAGGATGATGCGTTTCATCCGCAGATCCGGATCGGGCTTGGGGATCGCCGATAGCAGAGACTCGGTGTACGGATGACGCGGATTCGTGAACAACTCGACGACATCCGCCATCTCCACGATCTTGCCCACGTACATCACGGCAACTCGGTGCGAGACGTGCCGGATCACGTTCAAACTGTGCGCGATGAACAGGAAGGATAAATTCAGTTCGCTCCGAATATCCTGAAGGAGATTTAGAATTTGGGCTTGGATGGATACGTCCAGCGCCGATACCGGCTCATCCGCGATAATCAATTCCGGGTTGAGCGCCAGCGCGCGCGCCACGCCGATGCGCTGGCGTTGTCCGCCGCTGAACGCGTGCGGATAACGATTCATGTACTGCACTTCCAAGCCCACCAGATTCATCAGTTGCTTTACCCGCTCGACCAACTCGTCCCCTTTGGCAACGTTGTGCAAAATTAGCGGCTCGCCCACGATCTGCAGAATGGTCTTGCGCGGATCAAGGGATGAGTAGGGATTCTGAAAAACGATTTGCGCTTTGCGGCGCATCGCTTTGAGACCTGGTTTGTCCAATGCCACCACATCAATCGGCGCGCTGTCTTCGGGGTAGAACATGATTTGTCCGGCGGTCGGTTCGATCGCGCGCAAGAGGCAACGCCCCAGCGTGGTCTTGCCGCTACCCGACTCACCGACTAGTCCGAGTGTTTCGTTCCGGCGGATGTACAGAGAAACATCGTCCACGGCTTTGACATGCCCGACGACTTTTCTCAGGAAACCTTTTTCGATTGGAAAATATTTTTTCAAGTTCTGGACTTGCAATAGGACAGGCGTCGGTTGAGCGGAATCCATCACATGCCTCCCTTGCTATTCGACACCTCGAAACACCGAACCCAGTGTCCTGGCTCCACTTCCTCCAAAGGCGGGACTGACCGATTGCAGAGTCCCTCCCGGGCGATCAAACACCGAGAATAAAAGCCACACTCTTGCGGAGGATTCAGCGGTACCGGCACGGTGCCCTTGATGTTTTCGAGATAGGTGCTCGCCCGCCGCGTGAGCGTGGGAATCGCCTTAAGCAGTCGTTGCGTATAAGGATGCAAGGGATGTTTGAAGATAGTCCGGGCATCGGCAAACTCCACGATCCGACCCAGGTACATCACCGCGACCGTGTCCGCGATTTCGGCGATGACACCCAGGTCGTGCGTAATGTAGAGAACCGACATACCGAATTCCGCCTGCAACTGGCGAATCAATTCGATGATCTGGGCTTGCACCGTCACGTCCAACGCCGTCGTCGGCTCGTCGGCGATAAACAAGGATGGATTGCACGACAGCGCCTGCGCGATCATGCAACGCTGGCACATGCCTCCCGACAACTGATGCGGATACTCGGAAAATCGTTGCGTTGGATTTGGCAAGCCGACCTTGTTCAACATATCCAGGACGATCTCTTTGGCTTCCTTGCGGTTCTTCGTCCGGTGCAGCTGCACCATCTCCATCATTTGATCGCCGATGGTGTGGACCGGGGAGAGACTGGTAATTGGCTCTTGAAAGACCATCGCGATTTCTTTACCGCGAATCGAACGAATCGTTTGTCCAAACGGATCCAATTTCGCCAGATCAATCACCTCGCCGTTCGCGGGTCGGAACTCGAGCGTGCCATCCACGATTTTTCCCGGCGGCAGAACCGTCCGCATGATCGAGAAAGCCGTCACGCTTTTACCGCAACCACTTTCCCCGATCATGCCGAGGGTTTTCTTTTTCTGGATGTCGAAATCCACACCGTCTATGGCTTTGAGTGTCCCTTCGTCCAGCTTGAAATGGGTCCGCAGATTTCGCACGCGCAGGATCAAAGCATTGTCCAAGGGGGAGTCTCCTTCGCAAGGTTTGGGGAATTACTTGTACGGATCAGCCGCGTCCCTCAGCCCGTCGCCCATAAAGTTAAAAGCCAGGACGACGACGAAGATAAAGATGCCCGGAACCATCAGCCAGGGGTGCAGCGCGATGGTTCTGACATTTTGCGCCTGTTGCAGTAAGACACCCAGACTGATCGCCGGTGGTCGCAGCCCGACGCCCAAAAAACTCAGCGAGGTCTCCGCCAAGATCATGGCTGGAATGGACAAGGTGATATTGACGATCAAATAACTAATAAAGCCGGGTAGCATGTGATCGAAGATGATCCACGCGTCCGATGCGCCCGCCAGTTTGGAGGCGGCGATGTAATCCTCCTCGCGCATTTCCAGCATCTTGCCGCGCACGACGCGCGCCAAACCGCACCAACCGATCAGCGATAGGATGATGGAAATGGCAAAGTAGATCTCGGTCGGCGCCCATTCCTTCGGCAGCGCGGCGGAGAGAGTCATCCAGAGTGGGATGGCTGGCATGGAGAGGATGAACTCGATGATGCGCTGAATCACAAAGTCTACCACTCCGCCATAATATCCCGAAATTGCGCCGAGCACACTGCCGAGGATGAACGTGAACATCACGCCGACCAGACCGATGGACATCGAAATGCGAATGCCGTACACGACGCGGGAAAAAACATCTCGACCCGAGTCGTCTGTGCCGAGCAGAAAGAATTGCCCTTGCTGCGTTCCGAACAAGTGGATGTCCGATTCAATCAAGCCCCACATACTATACTTGTCGCCTTTGACGAAGAAGGTTAGCGGGTTTTCGAGCGACGGATCCTCTTTATAGGTTTTGCGCCAGGTCACCGGGTCTTCTTCCTGCTTCAAGCCGTACACAAATGGACCCACGCCGCGCGAACCGATCAGGTGAATTCCCTGCGGAGGGACATAGATATAATCGGTGGTGCGCTTGAGCGGATCCTGGGGCGCGATGAACTCGCAAAAGATCGCGACGAGGTAGAACAGCGCGACGACCGCGGTGCCGAGCATGGCGAGTTTGTGCTTGCGGAACTTGCGCCACATCAAGGTCCACTGGGTCGCGATGAAAATATCTTCCTGGCGATTCCGGAGACGTGTTTTTCCAAGAGTTATGGCTGCCATTGATCCCTCTATCTGAATGACCCGACCAGGTCGGAAAAAGCCAACTCAGCTTGTGGCATCAGTTCAAACGAATGCGTGGATCCACCACGACCAGCAACACATCAGAGATAAACATACCGATGACCGTCATGAAAGATAACAGCATGATGGATGCCGCGGCGACATACGTATCCTGCGCCAGCAGCGCTTCGTACAACAACGCGCCAATCGTTGGGATGTTCATCACAATGGCAGTCACGGTCGCGCCGGATACAATGTTGGGTAGGATCCAGCCAATCGTCGAGATGATCGGGTTCAATGCCAACCGCACCGGATACTTGAGGAGCAATTGACCTTCGTTCAAGCCCTTGGAGCGCGCCGCGATCACATACTGCTTCTTCAACTCGTCGAGCACACCGCTACGCATAATGCGAATCACACTCGCGGTGCCCGCCATGCCCACCGCAATAATCAGAACCGGCAAGTGCATGAGCATATCCACGAACTTGTCCCAGCTCATCGGTTGGTTCATGAATTGCGGGGAATACAGTCCTCCCACGCTGAACCCGGTGTATTGGTTGATGTAGTACATCAACACCAGCGCCAGAAAAAAGGTGGGCATCGCCAAGCCGATGAATCCTAGACCCGTAAAGAAATAATCGCCGATCGAGTACTGGTGCGTCGCCGAATAGATGCCAATTGGTATGGCAATGAGGTAGGTAAAAACTAGCGTCAGAAACGCGGTAAAGATCGTGATCCCCAATCGCTCGCGAATCATGTCGGACACATCCATGTTCCACGCAAACGAGCGACCAAAATTCCCTTGCAACATATTCGTGATCCATTTGACATACCGCTCTTGCAGAGGAAGGTCGAGACCATATTGGCGCTTCAGAGATTCGATTTCTGATTCGTCTACGTCGGTCCCGCGGGTGTCGCGCAGGCGGGAGATGTACGCCGTCAGATAATCGCCGGGGGGTAGTTGGATCAAAAAGAATGAGAATACCGATACGCCCACGAGGAGTATCGCCATATACTGAAAACGGCGAAGCAGGTAGTATCGCATGGTTATCTTTCTGTACGCGGCAGATGGTCGGACGGGATGGAGGTGTCACTCATCCGCATCTATACGAGTGTGAAAAAGGAACTCTCTGGCTCAGGCGAGTCTCTTGGCGGCATCGTTCACCGCCAAGAGACTGACAGCGGTTCGTTTTGCAGAGTGGTACACAACCTTGCGAAGATTGCGAGAGAATTCGAAGACGACTGCCGAACCTTCGCAAGGTTCGCGGGTAATTTGTCAATGTCACATTTCTTCATTGCCATAGAGCGCATAGAGAGCATAGAGAAATTTTTCTTGTTTTCTCTATGGTCTCCATGTTCCCTATGTTCTCTATGGCTAATCTGACATTGGCAAAGTAATTACACGCGTTACTTGAAGTACCACTGATCGCCGCGATAAGGATCCCAAAAGCCGTAATCGTTGGCAAAGGTTCCCTCGGTCGGCACGTTGCCTAACTTGTTGGAGAAGATGATCACGCGTGGACCAAGATAGATGCCGAACGTGGTAAGACTCCGAGTGTAGATGGTGGCGATCTCCTTGCCCAGCTTCATGTATTCGTCCGAGCCGGGTTTGGCGACGGCGAATTTGTCGCACAAGGCGCGCAGGTCCTTGTACTCCTGCGGTGGGTCTTCGCCTTGCTTGCCGCCGCTGTCGAACCAAGTTTTCCACAACGGCATCTGGGTGTATCCACCGGGACGCAGCTTGGTCATGCCGCTCGCGCGCAGGGCTGGCTCGGCGA includes these proteins:
- a CDS encoding ATP-binding cassette domain-containing protein, which codes for MDSAQPTPVLLQVQNLKKYFPIEKGFLRKVVGHVKAVDDVSLYIRRNETLGLVGESGSGKTTLGRCLLRAIEPTAGQIMFYPEDSAPIDVVALDKPGLKAMRRKAQIVFQNPYSSLDPRKTILQIVGEPLILHNVAKGDELVERVKQLMNLVGLEVQYMNRYPHAFSGGQRQRIGVARALALNPELIIADEPVSALDVSIQAQILNLLQDIRSELNLSFLFIAHSLNVIRHVSHRVAVMYVGKIVEMADVVELFTNPRHPYTESLLSAIPKPDPDLRMKRIILQGEVANPANPPSGCYFHPRCRYAKDICKQQAPVWEELSPGHFVACHRAKELELVGVPLLD
- a CDS encoding beta-xylosidase, producing the protein MSANSSKQVQVRVDAGKWQGELAHNWNYIGYDEVNYTYTPEGQELLAKFMELQEKPYYVRAHHLLCTGNCHGVYKWGSTNVYLEDDEGNPVYDWTFVDLTLDTILKYKCKPFVELGFMPQDLADTARYDVTKDEWNHRLYRTVGWACPPKDYQKWYDLVFNLVRHCVERHGVAQVKTWYWELWNEPDLDYYWKGSVEEFNKLYDYTVAAVKAACPEARVGGPATTNPARGVRAAEFLDTFLDHCANGVNACTGKKSTTVDFVTFHVKGGGYRADPKHRKQTPPSVKQILSNTRTGYEIVSKYPGFKDLECILSEIDPDGWAAGGAWDNINLNFRNTEYYASFVATAFDKVSQFAKQNNWDLKLLTWAFMFVGERCFEGTRTFSTQGIDKAILNLFRMYAKLGAQQVLFESTGTKDPMTYADLCGRGESPDISGLATLSGGKQLDVLIYNHHDDWDESGEYEIELEIANLPFAGNNLVMEHYRVDQSHSNAYAEWVRQGKPMYPAPGQRAAIKSRDGLELLEPPQRIALYDGNIKLSFNLPVHGISLLRFSTAA
- a CDS encoding ABC transporter permease: MRYYLLRRFQYMAILLVGVSVFSFFLIQLPPGDYLTAYISRLRDTRGTDVDESEIESLKRQYGLDLPLQERYVKWITNMLQGNFGRSFAWNMDVSDMIRERLGITIFTAFLTLVFTYLIAIPIGIYSATHQYSIGDYFFTGLGFIGLAMPTFFLALVLMYYINQYTGFSVGGLYSPQFMNQPMSWDKFVDMLMHLPVLIIAVGMAGTASVIRIMRSGVLDELKKQYVIAARSKGLNEGQLLLKYPVRLALNPIISTIGWILPNIVSGATVTAIVMNIPTIGALLYEALLAQDTYVAAASIMLLSFMTVIGMFISDVLLVVVDPRIRLN
- a CDS encoding ABC transporter permease; its protein translation is MAAITLGKTRLRNRQEDIFIATQWTLMWRKFRKHKLAMLGTAVVALFYLVAIFCEFIAPQDPLKRTTDYIYVPPQGIHLIGSRGVGPFVYGLKQEEDPVTWRKTYKEDPSLENPLTFFVKGDKYSMWGLIESDIHLFGTQQGQFFLLGTDDSGRDVFSRVVYGIRISMSIGLVGVMFTFILGSVLGAISGYYGGVVDFVIQRIIEFILSMPAIPLWMTLSAALPKEWAPTEIYFAISIILSLIGWCGLARVVRGKMLEMREEDYIAASKLAGASDAWIIFDHMLPGFISYLIVNITLSIPAMILAETSLSFLGVGLRPPAISLGVLLQQAQNVRTIALHPWLMVPGIFIFVVVLAFNFMGDGLRDAADPYK
- a CDS encoding ABC transporter ATP-binding protein, whose amino-acid sequence is MDNALILRVRNLRTHFKLDEGTLKAIDGVDFDIQKKKTLGMIGESGCGKSVTAFSIMRTVLPPGKIVDGTLEFRPANGEVIDLAKLDPFGQTIRSIRGKEIAMVFQEPITSLSPVHTIGDQMMEMVQLHRTKNRKEAKEIVLDMLNKVGLPNPTQRFSEYPHQLSGGMCQRCMIAQALSCNPSLFIADEPTTALDVTVQAQIIELIRQLQAEFGMSVLYITHDLGVIAEIADTVAVMYLGRIVEFADARTIFKHPLHPYTQRLLKAIPTLTRRASTYLENIKGTVPVPLNPPQECGFYSRCLIAREGLCNRSVPPLEEVEPGHWVRCFEVSNSKGGM